The region ctaactccaagtatattgagagatacaaggagttgtAATTTtaggtgcacgatctgagttgcttcgatttgacctctaagcaacttaatcttgttgcctacattggtaggacttcagacaaccaaagatccaagagaattatggagaattgagtgagaaccgaatagatgaaattttctggaaaaataccttcaatgtaaGTCTGAACTcgattgatcttgctcttgcttgtgcttgatcttaCTCAGGATGCTTGAAAGAGTAGAATTgaatgatcaaaaggctttggatccttggagttttgaatctcaaaatagtgagattcaaactcaatttccaatggaaattatcaagattATCCTTTGGAATGGGAGGGTTTGAATGcttgggatcaaagctggcgtgcagggtcctcaattctgaacctagaggtttctatttatagccaatccaattgatatttgcacacttgaacatGGAATCCAAAAATAACAAagagtgatgcatgggtgcataggcgtgtacatgcccattaaatcatgtcatttggtccataattgaatACAAACAAGTCTGAGATCATGTTGTAATGTCATGCATTGGTGTGGGGgagtttgaagttcaatcttgccaaatgatgatgcaatgttcaagctatgcgcaacccattcaaatcttgtccaaattggatgaaattggacttttcgaaaaggttagatcaagaggaacaactctcatgttggacactttttcatttgaatcccggatcatgatgaattttaaagtggaagttgggaaaatcaaacatgttaaaaaaaattctaagtgtcaagccatatgttcacttattccacttggctaactttttatgtgagcttcaaatgagaaaaggtctttcatcaaagttgtatctatctcaaagtacttcaaaatagtcacaaatgtgaccttatttggatttaatataaaggagttatgcatttttgaagttgagtaaaatcacttggtcaatggcattggtccaaaatgacctataatgtatcctcatatcacatgctcataaaagttgaattagctcttcctacaaaactcaaagttgaattagacatattgaatttgttttttcaacttggaaatatttcatctcataaaaattgagcaagttatggccttgggaagttgacctccaaattagggtttagacaaaatgacctataatctttcaccataaaaattgactttccaagcaaaaatagctctagaccctaacataaaagttgtttgcAATATAGcttagagtaactttgatcttggaatcattttcattcgataaaaattgtaggagatagggtctagggaaccccggttttgatcagatgaattcctctagtcaaccaccatgaaaAAACTTGCTATCTTGCAATTCTATTGAcatttgggactcatgggagatcatatatacctaatatgaagaaatttgaagtaccccttgaaatatttgatcaattgttgaagaagcttgttgaagaagttacacaagatacccaaatgaactggggtttccaaggcaaaccaactccaaattcttgatgaattcttgatcaaactaacatgtgaagaccatggggattcatatatTATGCTTAGATCCATTGTAGATcattcttgattgagctctttgtaattggggtcttaaaccctagatataagcttgataaatcaaaggtgagcatgtgcactacctacaaaagagttagacaaaatgcaaagacatatttttggtattttggttagtaaagatgataaaatacaaagtatgatataatcaaatgatgcttggtgatctctcacAATGCAAACCCActgaatgaagggtaaggaggattccaagatgtgatcccaatgttaatgcatatgatgagatagcatgagggatcttagggtcaaaattagggtcttacagctgcccctatttaaggacattctagctgaggagatgaaggttaaaatcttcgtatcgactcagcagaatgggcttaaataacaatatatagaaacaaattttggtccctaagagacctcatgatgcatatgatatgaatgttaaaataaatctttgtggggaaatgttgaCACAAAGGAAAGAGTTCAGAGAGATCAGAAGTTCGCAGGAGTATAATtcattccataaggaaaactcactagggagacataGACTCCGAGGGGATAAAATGGGTTGTGCGTAGAGACACACCATTAGCACCTTCTTGAACTCCGTTATCTCATCTGAACAACTTCTTGTCAGCAATATGccatcaacatagagacacaccaGAATCCTATTGCCTTCATAAGTATGTTCAACATAAGCTccatactccatctcacactttctgaattcttgaagcttgaaaaatgaatcaattttcagattttaggctctaggagcttgtttcaatccatacAACACTTTATGTAACCTGTACATCATCCCTTTCTGATTATTTTTCGCAAATCCATAAGGTTGTGACACGTATACCTCTTCTTGTAATAGACCGTTTAGAAATGCAAATTTCACATCCAGATGGATCAAAGGTCAATTCATGTTAGCAGTTATCGTAATCACTAGTCTAATTGTCTCATGTCTCGTTACAGGAGTAAACACCTCAAAGTAGTCTAACCCATGTTTCTGTAGAAAACCTCTTGCCACTAACATTGCTTTTTTTTTTTCCAAATGATCCATATGTCTTCAATTTCATCTTAAAAACCCATATGACGCTGATGGATTTCTTGTCCTTTGGACGCTCAGTCAACTCCCAAGTTTTATGTCTTTCTATAGCGTTAAGTTCTTCTTCCATGGCCTTCAGCCACACTTTCGTCTTGAGTGCTTCTTCAACACTAACTGTTTCAGAATCTACTAACATATCACACATAATGACTTCTCCCTCAGAGTCTATTTCAGTATCTTGCAGAatgtcaaactctgcaaatctTCTTGGAatatttctgattctttgtggcctctTAACTTGTTCAGAACCTTCTTTGGACGCTGAAACAATATTAGATGATGGAACCCTAGAAGTACCACCTTAAGAGGCATGACCACCTACAAAGTCTAGAATATTACCTGAGTCTAGATCTCCACACGAGTCTGAATCATCATCAGAATCTGGATCagaatcagattcaccttcaTAATCAAACtcatcttcagagtcagactcaCTTTCAGAGTCACCTTCAGAAGTATCTTCTGATTTTGACTCATCTTCAGAACCTTTGAATTCTGAagtatcttcagaagttaactcgTGTGTTAACACCACACgagagttggattgagacttaTTCCAATCCCACGATTATGATTCTTTCACAATGACATCTCTATTGACTTCAATCTTGTTAGTGACAAGACAATAGATCTTATAAGCACATGTATTGTGGTACCCTACAAGCAACATAACTCTGCTTTTGTcatccaacttccttctcttaGAATCTGAAAAATGTTTGTAACAAACATAACCAAACACCTTCAGTTGGatcacactttgcttatctccagtccagttctctaaaggaacaatttccttcagCTTTTTGGTTGGATACCTTTTAAACACATATGCAGCAGTGGaaacaacttctccccataagGTACAAGAGtgcttcttctcctttagcatgctccttgtcatatcaagcaaggttcggtttcttctttcatcaagaccattgtgttgaggagtGTATGGAGTAGTCACCTCATGCTCGAGAACTTTCagcttctgaccactctgattctcagccttaattctgaatttcttaaattcagcaaacacccgtgtttgaactttataagggatacccatgtcatccTTGTGAACTCATCAGAATGGTCCACACACGTCAGAATGCACTACACCTAGAGCATGCTTTGCTCTTGGAGGCATTTCATATGCAAATGGCAGTCTTGGTTGCTTCCCTCTCATGCACACATTGCATGACTTCTCTGGCTTCTTAATTataggaattccatgtaccaacttctttgaattaaGATGCCTTAAACTTATGAAATTCAGATGACTAAATCTTTTGGACTAGAGCTCACTTTCCTTCACAACACTTGTTGCAGTAAGGCATTCAGAGACTGCAGTTTTAACATTCACTTTAAATGTTatattccttccctgttctgacttcataatcagcttctgattataatcatacaacttcaaaagattgtccttcatggtaactgaaaatCCTTTGTCAATGAATTGACCTACACTCATTAGATTTCTTTTCATGCTAGGGACATGCCACACATTCTGAATCAATGAAGTTTTACCATTATTCAGAACTACTCTGATATTTCCATTCCTTCAGCATTCAAATActtatcatcaacacatttgATCTTGGTCCTCTTACCAGATTCAAACTCAACCAGTCATTTCTTATTTCCAGCAAGGTGGTTTAAACAACCAGTGTCCATGTACCATCAGTCTTCCAAAGATGCACTATCAGACTCAGAAGCCATCAATAGCACTAGTTCATCATCAAAATCTCCTCTGCATATGTTTTCTTTTTCTAacttcctttccttgtttgaaaagtgaccaaacttcttacaataGTAGCATTGAACTTTCCTCTTGTCATACTTCTCCCTTCCTTTATGAGCACTCTTCTGCCTTTAAGAAGTTGAGGTTGCTGACTTCTGAACACCATCATATTTCTTCCTGGCTTCTGACCAAGACTGCTTCTGATATTTCTTACCAGAAGctgctttcagagcctgctgcttTACCTCCATTTTAGAGTTTCTCTCAGTCTAACGCAACTTTTGTGCCTCTAGACTGCTTTGcaactcttcaattctcatggtgctaaGATCATTAGAATGCTCAATTTctacaacaatgtaatcaaattgaggaGTAAGGTATCTAAGTATCTTCTCAATGATATTTTCTTCAAagagagtttctccacacgacttcatctcatttgtgatcagaatcactctagagatgtagtgatgtaccttctcattgttcttcacgctgagattctcatactgcttacaTAAAGACTGAACCTTCACCTTCTTCAGTGATGCATTATCCCCGTAGCACCATACAAGTGTGTCCCACGCAACTTTCTCCGTTGTCGAATGAGCGGTTTTCTCAAACGCATTCGCATCCACACACTAATGGATGTAGAACAATGCCTTCCTCTATGCATACGTTGCATTTTTCGAAAGTGAAACTGAAACGTAATCGTcgttgacgagatcaagaacatcttgagcgtCAAACAACATACACATCTTAATCATCCACCGATTCCAGTTATTACCATCGAACATTGGAAGCTTAGTACTCAGATTATTATTTtcgttcatcttcaaccttgtgcaatTCACTCATATCTCATCAAACACTAGTGTTTTCCCAATTATGCAGAATCGAGAAATGTGATTTTGTTACGATTCTGATAAAAAATTCAAGAaacgaaatcaatcacacaatGCCTCACCGTTCA is a window of Lathyrus oleraceus cultivar Zhongwan6 chromosome 6, CAAS_Psat_ZW6_1.0, whole genome shotgun sequence DNA encoding:
- the LOC127095246 gene encoding uncharacterized protein LOC127095246 — protein: MEVKQQALKAASGKKYQKQSWSEARKKYDDTSEFKGSEDESKSEDTSEGDSESESDSEDEFDYEGESDSDPDSDDDSDSCGDLDSASKEGSEQVKRPQRIRNIPRRFAEFDILQDTEIDSEGEVIMCDMLVDSETVSVEEALKTKVWLKAMEEELNAIERHKTWELTERPKDKKSISVIWVFKMKLKTYGSFGKKKSNVSGKRFSTETWVRLL